The Achromobacter deleyi genome has a window encoding:
- a CDS encoding CinA family protein, which translates to MNDQQENTRSNLSAGQLTEATILGLAEQLGDAMRRHGWMLGTAESCTGGLLAGAVTAVAGSSDWFDRGFVTYSNEAKVAELEVSPDTLHHFGAVSEPIALEMANGVLLAVPAAQVAVSTTGIAGPGGATPGKPVGMVCFGFAKRVGDGISSRAVTHVFPGDRAQVRHAAVEYALRGLLEFLGAPVSAPR; encoded by the coding sequence ATGAACGATCAGCAAGAAAACACGCGGTCCAACCTGTCGGCCGGACAGTTGACGGAAGCGACCATCCTTGGCCTGGCCGAACAGCTGGGCGACGCGATGCGGCGCCATGGCTGGATGCTGGGCACCGCGGAATCCTGCACGGGCGGCCTGCTGGCCGGGGCCGTCACCGCCGTGGCGGGGTCCAGCGACTGGTTCGATCGAGGCTTCGTCACCTACAGCAACGAGGCCAAGGTGGCCGAGCTGGAGGTGTCGCCGGACACCCTGCATCACTTTGGCGCGGTCAGCGAGCCGATTGCGCTGGAAATGGCCAACGGCGTGCTGCTGGCGGTGCCGGCCGCGCAGGTGGCGGTGTCGACCACCGGCATCGCCGGCCCGGGCGGCGCCACGCCGGGCAAGCCCGTGGGCATGGTGTGCTTCGGCTTTGCCAAGCGGGTGGGCGACGGCATCAGCAGCCGCGCGGTGACGCACGTGTTTCCGGGCGACCGTGCGCAGGTGCGCCACGCAGCGGTGGAGTACGCGCTGCGTGGCCTGCTGGAATTCCTGGGAGCTCCGGTCAGCGCACCGCGTTGA
- the pyrF gene encoding orotidine-5'-phosphate decarboxylase produces MNFLQKLEHAWTTSNSLLQVGLDPDPQRFPRELQDKPDAIFQFCRDIVDATAPYACSFKPQIAYFAAHRAEDQLEALCQHIREKHPDLPIVLDAKRGDIGSTAENYAREAYERYQAHALTVSPYMGLDSVEPYLAWRDRGVIVLCRTSNPGGSDLQFLKMDNGEPLYLHVAGLVADKWNANGQCGLVVGATFPNELAAVRQRIGDALPLLVPGIGAQGGDITATVNAGANAARSGMMINSSRAIIYASGGDDWREAAGAAARGLRDAINAVR; encoded by the coding sequence ATGAATTTCCTGCAAAAACTCGAACACGCCTGGACCACCAGCAACTCGCTCCTGCAAGTCGGGCTGGATCCCGACCCGCAGCGCTTCCCCCGCGAATTGCAGGACAAGCCTGACGCCATCTTCCAATTCTGCCGCGACATCGTCGACGCCACCGCGCCCTACGCCTGCAGCTTCAAGCCGCAGATCGCGTACTTCGCCGCCCATCGCGCCGAAGACCAGCTGGAAGCGCTGTGCCAGCACATCCGCGAAAAGCACCCGGACCTGCCCATCGTGCTGGACGCCAAGCGCGGCGACATCGGCTCCACGGCCGAGAACTACGCCCGCGAAGCCTACGAGCGCTACCAGGCGCACGCGCTCACGGTCAGCCCCTACATGGGCCTGGATTCGGTCGAGCCCTACCTGGCCTGGCGCGACCGCGGCGTGATCGTGCTGTGCCGCACGTCCAACCCCGGCGGTTCGGATCTGCAATTCCTGAAGATGGACAACGGCGAGCCGCTGTACCTGCACGTGGCGGGCCTGGTGGCCGACAAATGGAACGCCAATGGCCAGTGCGGCCTGGTGGTGGGCGCCACGTTCCCGAATGAACTGGCCGCCGTGCGCCAGCGCATCGGCGACGCGCTGCCCCTGCTGGTGCCGGGCATCGGCGCCCAGGGCGGCGACATCACCGCCACCGTGAACGCGGGCGCCAACGCCGCGCGCAGCGGCATGATGATCAATTCCTCGCGCGCCATCATCTACGCCAGCGGCGGCGATGACTGGCGCGAGGCCGCCGGCGCCGCCGCCCGCGGCCTGCGCGACGCGATCAACGCGGTGCGCTGA